The Chanos chanos chromosome 6, fChaCha1.1, whole genome shotgun sequence genome includes a region encoding these proteins:
- the LOC115815520 gene encoding tripartite motif-containing protein 16-like encodes MAKACLSVEIPEDQFMCPVCLDLLKDPVTIPCGHSYCMGCIKGCWDQDDQKGVYSCPQCRQTFTPRPVLCKHAMLSEMVEKLKTRLQAAAPPAHCDTGDVECDFCIGKKEKAVKSCLTCLASYCQTHLQPHYESPAFQKHTLVKASTQLQDKICHRHNKLLELWCQTDQQFLCYVCLVDEHRDHKTVSVAAERTERQKQLGETQRNTQQRIQEREKEVQELRQAVESLRRSAQAAVEDSERIFTELICSIERRRREVTLLIRDQEKSELNDTEGVLKRLEREIADLRRRDTELEQLSQTEDHIHFLQSFPSLCAPPGSTDIPSITVSPHFSFEDVGKSVSQLKEQLEDFCKEEFGRFSAKVAHIKIITPPEPQRREEFLEYSCDLTLDPNTAQHRLCLSEGNRVVTCSNTINSYPDHPERFDYWHQVLCRESVSARCYWETEWSENTYGVSIAVSYKGIMRKGNAEKHWFGHNDQSWSLVCYPSRYSFWHNDVETRLPTVPSSSRVGVYVDHRAGTLSFYSVSDTMTLIHRVQTTFTQPLYPGFWVNLGSKVSLCHHPK; translated from the exons ATGGCAAAggcctgtctgtcagtggaaATACCTGAGGACCAGttcatgtgtccagtctgtctggatctccttaaggatcctgtgactattccctgtggacacagttactgtatgggctgtattaagggctgctgggatcaggatgatcagaagggagtctacagctgcccccagtgcagacagaccttcACTCCAAGACCAGTTTTGTGTAAACATGCCATGCTGTCTGAaatggtggagaaactgaagacgagactccaagctgctgctcctcctgctcactgtgacactggagatgtggagtgtgactTTTGtattggaaagaaagaaaaagccgtCAAGTCCTGTCTGACATGTCTGGCTTCATACTGTCAGACTCACCTCCAGCCTCACTATGAATCTCCTGCCTTCCAGAAACACACGCTGGTCAAAGCCTCCACACAACTACAGGACAAGATTTGTCATCGTCATAACAAACTTCTAGAACTTTGGTGTCAAACTGACCAACAGTTcctgtgttatgtgtgtctggtggatgaacacagagaccataaaacagtatcagtggcagcagagaggactgaaagacag aaacagctggGGGAGACTCAGAGGAATacccagcagagaatccaggagagagagaaggaggtgcaggagctgagacaggctgtggagtctctgagg cgctctgcacaggcagcagtggaggacagtgagaggatctttactgagctgatctGCTCCATTGAGAGAAGGCGCCGTGAGGTGACActgctgatcagagatcaggagaagagtgaacTGAATGACACTGAGGGTGTACTGAAACGACTGGAGCGGGAGATTgctgatctgaggaggagagacactgaactggagcagctttcacagacagaggatcacatccatttcctccag agtttcccatctctctGTGCCCCTCCTGGATCTACTGACATTcccagcatcactgtcagtccacacttctcttttgaggatgtaggaaaatctgtctctcagctgaaagagcaACTGGAGGATTTCTGTAAGGAGGAGTTTGGAAGATTTTCTGCAAAAG TCGCCCACATCAAAATCATTACCCCTCCTGAACcccagagaagagaagagtttcTAGAAT attcctgtgatctcacactggatcccaacacagcacaacaccgtctctgtctgtctgaggggaacagagtggtGACCTGCAGTAACACTATTAActcatatcctgatcatccagagagatttgattactGGCATCAGGTGTTGTGTAGGGAGAGTGTGTCTgcacgctgttactgggagactgagtggagtgaaAATACATATGGAGTTTCTATAGCTGTGTCATATAAAGGCATTATGAGGAAAGGTAATGCTGAAAAGCACTGGTTTGGACATAATGATCAGTCCTGGAGTTTGGTCTGCTATCCCTCCCGTTACTCATTCTGGCACAATGATGTAGAGACTAGACTCCCCACAGTTCCCAGTTCCtccagagtaggagtgtatgtggaccacagggcaggaactctgtccttctacagcgtctctgacacaatgaccctcatccacagagtccagaccacattcactcagcccctctatcctgGGTTCTGGGTCAATTTGGGATCAAAAGTGAGCTTATGCCACcatccaaaatga
- the endou gene encoding uridylate-specific endoribonuclease A has translation MKITLLLCLTLVAQGYSSVSAGISDAELKSLSEKLFSLDYNRATSSQITLNLQKLISSSETGAQIDYSSRPLFQYVNEATLFSKPTYKALINLLDNYQRTTGVTESFSSQQLSEQDTFLREAISYTTVGKELYAFLNSKGIYRSVSDFIYDLKMMWFGLYSRYNGKMDSSGFEHIFAGEIKGGKVSGFHNWVQFYLLEKRGLLNYYSHSFNGPWTSYPDVLGMQFNWDGYYKSVGSAIIGASPEFDLAMYSLCYITRPGKRCYLSLGGKSLTIQTYTWENSSYGNGKKYIASAYPATP, from the exons ATGAAGATCACTCTACTCCTCTGCCTCACCCTGGTTGCACAGGGCTATAGCa GTGTCAGTGCCGGGATCTCGGATGCAGAGTTGAAATCCCTGTCAGAGAAGCTGTTCTCTCTGGACTATAACAGAGCCACCTCCTCTCAGATCACCCTCAACTTACAAAAACTCATCTCCTCCTCAGAGACCGGCGCCCAGATCGACTACTCCTCTCGCcc TCTGTTCCAGTATGTGAATGAGGCCACTCTCTTCTCCAAGCCCACCTACAAAGCCCTCATTAATCTGCTGGACAACTACCAGCGAACCACGGGTGTGACAGAGAGCTTCAGCTCCCAGCAGCTTTCAGAACAGGACACTTTCCTCAGAGAGGCCATTAGCTACACCACAGTGGGAAAAGAGCTCTATGCATTCCTCAACAGCAAAG GTATTTACAGATCAGTGAGCGACTTCATTTACGACCTGAAAATGATGTGGTTCGGACTGTACTCTCGCTATAACGGAAAAATGGACTCCAGTGGCTTTGAGCACATCTttgcag gggaaATTAAGGGTGGGAAGGTGTCTGGCTTCCATAACTGGGTGCAGTTTTACCTGCTGGAGAAACGCGGACTACTGAACTATTACAGCCACAGCTTTAACGGACCT tggaCATCGTACCCAGACGTGTTGGGGATGCAGTTTAACTGGGACGGCTACTATAAGTCAGTGGGCTCAGCCATCATTGGTGCAAGTCCTGAGTTTGATCTTGCCATGTACAGCCTCTGCTACATTACACGCCCTGGAAAACG GTGTTACCTGAGTCTTGGAGGAAAATCTCTAACCATTCAGACCTACACCTGGGAAAACTCCAGTTAtggaaatggaaagaaatacaTCGCCTCTGCATACCCTGCCACGCCCTAG
- the tsfm gene encoding elongation factor Ts, mitochondrial codes for MALHTLFRAFRAELTKGCMSHHSQALHTGHPLLTADKALLVKLRKTTGYTFINCKKALEKFNNDVKQAESWLHEQAQKEGWSKASRLEGRKAREGLIGLLMGNNTAVMVEVNCETDFVARNEKFQQLVQDVALATMTHHLNKTQGQTGYKKSLLSVEDLSRLNMPQGSSLADQLAFTIGRLGENIAVRRAVSLGVPSDWHIGSYVHGAVPGLTGIAMGRYGALVVFQGGAEGEVDTLGRRLGQHIVGDAPLSLGNIDDIPCGDSETRLLAQTFLSDPSCTVGQFLTRQKVRVLDFVRFQRGELTGQETD; via the exons ATGGCTTTACACACTTTATTTCGCGCCTTCAGGGCTGAACTAACAAAG GGCTGCATGTCCCATCACAGCCAGGCTCTGCACACTGGACACCCACTCCTCACTGCTGATAAAGCCCTACTGGTCAAACTGAGGAAGACTACAGGGTACACCTTCATCAACTGTAAGAAAGCCCTGGAGAAATTCAACAATGACGTCAAACAG GCAGAGAGCTGGCTGCATGAGCAGGCTCAGAAGGAGGGTTGGAGTAAAGCCAGTCGATTGGAGGGCAGGAAGGCGAGGGAGGGTCTGATTGGTCTTCTTATGGGGAACAACACCGCAGTCATGGTGGAG gtgaacTGTGAGACAGACTTTGTGGCGAGAAATGAGAAGTTTCAGCAGCTGGTTCAGGATGTTGCTCTGGCCACTATGACGCATCACCTCAACaagacacagggacagacagggTACAagaag agtcTGCTGTCAGTGGAGGATCTGTCCAGACTCAACATGCCACAGGGCTCATCGCTGGCCGATCAGCTGGCCTTCACtatag GCCGATTGGGTGAGAACATTGCTGTGAGGCGTGCCGTGTCACTGGGTGTGCCCTCTGATTGGCACATTGGCTCGTACGTCCACGGGGCCGTACCTGGACTGACCGGTATAGCCATGGGCCGGTACGGGGCTCTGGTGGTGTTTCAGGggggtgctgagggggaggtcGACACCCTGGGGAGGAGGCTGGGCCAGCACATCGTGGGCGACGCGCCCCTGTCTCTGGGTAACATCGATGACATACCGTGCGGGGATTCGGAGACACGCCTCCTGGCCCAGACCTTCCTGTCAGACCCCAGCTGCACCGTGGGCCAGTTCCTGACCCGGCAGAAGGTACGCGTGCTGGACTTCGTCCGCTTCCAGCGTGGAGAACTCACCGGTCAGGAAACGGATTGA